One genomic window of Methanosarcina acetivorans C2A includes the following:
- a CDS encoding DUF169 domain-containing protein, protein MQKEKVPFSRYPELRRLMGTGEPACVTFETDEKDGKGGEELPEKSGFLFCELVQKARMGEKFRISGQNCAPGDYILGLSEESPAGYYLKSGRYRDIQAAEKAALSLPRLKRKFCSVAIEPLSLNRGTFDVLILFLKPEKAMRIIQANAYSEGERTLMDTMGAASICGDCTVLALEKGIGLSFGCKGSRKHSGYKDFEVPLGIAFKKIEEIEEGLSKLPETTQ, encoded by the coding sequence ATGCAGAAAGAAAAAGTGCCGTTTTCAAGATACCCTGAACTCAGGCGATTGATGGGAACAGGAGAGCCTGCCTGTGTTACCTTTGAAACGGATGAAAAAGACGGAAAAGGAGGTGAAGAGCTTCCTGAAAAATCCGGCTTTCTATTTTGCGAACTTGTGCAGAAAGCCCGTATGGGAGAGAAATTCCGGATTTCCGGACAGAACTGCGCTCCCGGAGATTATATCCTTGGGCTTTCTGAGGAAAGCCCTGCCGGATATTATCTTAAATCCGGAAGGTACAGGGATATTCAGGCTGCGGAAAAGGCAGCCCTGTCCCTTCCGAGATTAAAGAGAAAATTCTGTTCCGTAGCGATAGAGCCTCTGTCCCTTAACAGGGGCACCTTTGATGTGCTAATTCTTTTCCTTAAACCTGAGAAAGCCATGCGTATTATTCAGGCAAATGCCTATTCCGAAGGAGAAAGGACATTGATGGACACGATGGGAGCGGCTTCAATATGTGGAGATTGCACCGTACTGGCTCTTGAAAAAGGCATTGGTTTATCTTTCGGGTGCAAAGGTTCAAGAAAACATAGCGGATACAAAGATTTTGAAGTCCCTCTCGGGATTGCTTTTAAAAAAATAGAGGAAATCGAGGAAGGGCTTTCAAAGCTTCCCGAAACAACGCAATGA
- a CDS encoding DnaJ domain-containing protein yields the protein MDYYQLFDIPRGANPEEIENRYHYFAKKYHPDRAKSPDAHEKFIKIKEAYEILKDPQKRKAYDMFLPPEEKATEISANSENPGNREVTQESLVPEVPEIPSGSKSPFRSTTISYVSFKSSSDPLSSAQSNSSPETDTVDWSRYVYSGKKQDSEDEDPSGKSKGENADWSSVKVSYQGLLEEVDDSKHKENFSAGSFLMKVFAFALVMIFLLATVAVVAPGQLKAMWIESVVNLFAKII from the coding sequence GTGGACTATTATCAGTTATTCGATATTCCCAGAGGTGCAAACCCGGAGGAGATCGAAAACAGGTATCACTATTTTGCAAAGAAATATCATCCGGACAGAGCTAAGTCCCCTGATGCCCATGAAAAGTTCATAAAAATCAAAGAAGCTTACGAAATTCTCAAGGATCCTCAAAAAAGAAAGGCATATGACATGTTTTTGCCCCCGGAAGAAAAGGCAACGGAAATTTCTGCCAATTCTGAGAATCCTGGTAACCGGGAAGTTACGCAGGAATCTCTGGTTCCGGAAGTTCCCGAGATACCTTCAGGCTCTAAATCTCCCTTCAGGTCGACTACCATCTCCTACGTTTCGTTCAAATCTTCCAGTGACCCCCTGAGCTCTGCCCAATCAAATTCCTCTCCCGAAACAGATACTGTTGACTGGTCCAGATATGTCTATTCCGGAAAAAAACAGGATTCTGAGGATGAAGACCCGTCAGGAAAATCAAAAGGGGAAAATGCCGACTGGTCAAGTGTAAAAGTCAGTTATCAGGGACTGCTAGAAGAAGTCGATGACAGCAAGCACAAAGAGAATTTTTCAGCGGGCTCATTTTTAATGAAGGTATTTGCCTTTGCTCTAGTCATGATCTTTCTTCTGGCAACCGTTGCAGTTGTTGCTCCGGGCCAGTTAAAAGCTATGTGGATCGAAAGTGTGGTGAACCTCTTCGCCAAAATAATATGA
- the dnaK gene encoding molecular chaperone DnaK has protein sequence MPTANIRGKVLGIDLGTTNSCMAIIELGEPKVITNSEGKRLTPSVVGFSKRNELLVGDLAKRQMISNPENTVQSIKRHMGKADFRVTLNGEQYTPHGISAKILQKLKHDAEKYLGDAVEKAVITVPAYFNDSQRFATKKAGELAGLEVLRVINEPTVAALAYGLKDGVDNRKILVYDLGGGTFDVSILKIKNGIFEVLATSGDTELGGDDFDGRIVEHLLAEFQKAEGTDISGIPQVMQRVKEAAERCKIDLSTLTTANVNLPYIFESKTLDIDVTRDQFDRMTEDLVKKTLSIMKKTLQDGKLSPSEIDEVIFVGGSARIPSVVKAVEDFMGKKSLQSINPDEVVAMGAAVQAGILGNEFLKSPREEVDAGNLVLLDVISLSLGFETVGDLMAPIILRNTTIPTRNSKIFTTHYDNQRVVRGKILQGEERVASKNVALGMLVLDNIPSAPKGIPRIEVTFDIDANGIINATAKDLGTGIMRSVTIERPEGLNE, from the coding sequence GTGCCAACGGCAAATATTAGAGGAAAGGTACTGGGTATAGACCTGGGAACAACTAATTCTTGTATGGCGATAATTGAGCTTGGTGAACCCAAGGTCATTACTAATTCCGAAGGAAAAAGACTTACGCCTTCAGTTGTAGGTTTTTCAAAGAGGAACGAGTTACTTGTAGGAGACCTTGCTAAAAGGCAGATGATTTCAAACCCTGAAAATACTGTCCAATCCATAAAAAGGCATATGGGAAAAGCCGATTTTAGGGTGACACTGAATGGCGAGCAATACACTCCTCATGGAATTTCCGCAAAGATCCTTCAAAAACTGAAACATGATGCGGAGAAGTATTTGGGGGACGCCGTTGAAAAAGCGGTAATTACTGTCCCTGCCTACTTTAACGATTCCCAGCGCTTTGCCACAAAAAAAGCAGGTGAACTTGCGGGTCTGGAAGTACTTCGAGTCATAAACGAACCTACTGTAGCTGCTCTCGCTTACGGCCTGAAGGATGGAGTTGACAACCGGAAAATTCTGGTTTACGACCTTGGGGGCGGTACTTTCGATGTTTCAATTCTTAAGATCAAAAACGGAATTTTCGAAGTCCTGGCTACCAGTGGGGACACCGAACTCGGAGGCGACGATTTCGACGGGCGGATTGTTGAACACCTGCTTGCTGAGTTCCAGAAGGCTGAAGGCACGGACATCTCAGGTATACCGCAGGTGATGCAGCGCGTTAAAGAGGCTGCAGAACGCTGCAAGATTGACCTGTCCACCCTTACAACTGCAAATGTTAACCTGCCCTATATTTTTGAAAGTAAAACCCTGGATATAGATGTAACAAGAGACCAGTTCGACAGGATGACAGAAGACCTTGTTAAAAAAACTTTATCAATTATGAAAAAAACCCTGCAGGATGGAAAGCTTTCTCCCTCCGAAATTGATGAAGTAATCTTTGTAGGCGGCTCTGCCAGAATCCCTTCTGTAGTGAAAGCCGTAGAGGATTTCATGGGAAAAAAATCTCTTCAGAGTATTAACCCTGACGAAGTGGTAGCAATGGGGGCTGCGGTTCAGGCAGGAATTCTTGGAAACGAGTTTCTTAAGTCTCCCAGAGAAGAAGTTGATGCAGGCAACCTTGTGCTTCTTGACGTGATCTCTCTTTCCCTGGGGTTTGAAACTGTGGGAGATCTGATGGCGCCAATAATTCTCAGAAATACAACAATTCCCACAAGGAATAGTAAAATTTTCACCACACATTACGATAACCAGAGGGTTGTGAGAGGTAAAATCCTTCAGGGAGAGGAACGGGTCGCATCAAAAAACGTTGCCCTTGGAATGCTTGTGCTCGATAACATTCCCTCTGCCCCAAAAGGCATCCCGCGTATAGAGGTTACTTTTGACATTGACGCTAACGGAATAATAAATGCTACGGCAAAAGACCTTGGGACCGGAATCATGCGAAGTGTTACTATCGAAAGGCCCGAAGGTCTCAACGAGTAA
- the thsB gene encoding thermosome subunit beta, whose product MAGQPIFILKEGSKRTRGRDAQSNNIMAAKAVAEAVRTTLGPKGMDKMLVDSMGDVVITNDGATILKEMDIEHPAAKMVVEVSKTQDEQVGDGTTSAAVVAGELLKKAEDLIEQEIHPTIIASGYRLAAEKAVEVLNSLAMNVEMSNRELLVSIAETAMTGKGAEASKKLLSGIAVDAVTSVVDTNGKKTIDKDNISVVKKVGGRIEDSELIPGMIIDKERVHTNMPEKVKDAKIALLNSAIELKDTEVDAEISITSPDQLQSFLDQEEAMLKKIVQKVISSGANVVFCQKGVEDLAQHYLAKAGIFAIRRVKKSDMEKLARATGGKLITNLDEITPEDLGFAKLVEEKKVGGDSMTFVTGCDNPKAVTILLRGGTEHVVDSVDSALEDALRVVGVAIEDEKLVSGGGSPEVEVALRLQEYAATLEGREQLAVKAYSEALEVIPRTLAENAGLDPIDMLMELRSQHEKGMKTAGLDVYEGKVVDMWNNFVVEPLRVKTQVINAATESAVMILRIDDIIASTRAAPGPEEMGGMPPGMGGMPPGMGGMPPGMM is encoded by the coding sequence ATGGCAGGACAGCCAATATTCATTTTGAAAGAAGGAAGTAAGCGAACCAGAGGCAGGGATGCCCAGAGCAATAACATTATGGCTGCAAAGGCAGTAGCCGAAGCGGTCAGAACAACCCTCGGTCCCAAAGGCATGGACAAGATGCTTGTGGACTCTATGGGTGACGTGGTCATCACAAACGACGGGGCAACCATTCTCAAAGAGATGGACATTGAACACCCTGCAGCAAAGATGGTAGTTGAAGTATCCAAGACCCAGGACGAACAGGTCGGAGACGGAACTACCAGTGCAGCCGTGGTCGCAGGCGAACTCTTAAAGAAAGCTGAAGATTTAATCGAGCAGGAAATACACCCGACAATTATTGCGTCCGGGTACAGGCTGGCAGCCGAAAAGGCAGTAGAAGTCTTAAACTCCCTCGCAATGAACGTTGAAATGTCCAACCGTGAACTGCTTGTCAGCATCGCCGAAACCGCCATGACCGGAAAGGGTGCAGAGGCCTCCAAGAAACTCCTCTCCGGAATTGCCGTTGACGCTGTCACAAGCGTTGTAGACACAAACGGGAAGAAGACAATTGACAAGGACAACATCAGCGTAGTCAAGAAAGTCGGCGGCAGGATTGAGGATTCCGAGCTAATCCCGGGCATGATCATCGACAAGGAAAGAGTTCACACAAACATGCCTGAAAAGGTCAAGGACGCAAAGATTGCCCTCCTGAACAGTGCAATCGAACTTAAAGACACCGAAGTGGATGCGGAAATCTCAATTACTTCTCCTGACCAGCTCCAGTCTTTCCTTGACCAGGAAGAAGCCATGCTCAAGAAGATTGTCCAGAAGGTAATCAGCAGCGGTGCAAACGTTGTCTTCTGCCAGAAGGGCGTTGAAGACCTTGCCCAGCACTACCTTGCAAAAGCAGGCATCTTCGCTATCCGCAGAGTCAAGAAGAGCGACATGGAAAAACTCGCAAGGGCAACAGGCGGCAAGCTCATCACCAACCTCGACGAAATTACCCCCGAAGATCTCGGTTTTGCCAAGCTCGTTGAAGAGAAGAAGGTTGGAGGCGACAGCATGACCTTTGTCACAGGCTGCGACAACCCCAAAGCCGTTACCATTCTGCTGCGCGGCGGCACAGAACACGTAGTTGACAGTGTCGACAGCGCTCTTGAAGACGCCCTTCGTGTAGTAGGAGTTGCAATCGAAGACGAAAAGCTCGTATCCGGTGGCGGCTCTCCGGAAGTTGAAGTTGCCCTCAGGCTTCAGGAATACGCAGCAACCCTCGAAGGCAGGGAACAGCTTGCAGTTAAAGCTTACTCCGAAGCCCTTGAAGTTATCCCCAGGACTCTTGCAGAAAACGCAGGTCTCGACCCGATCGATATGCTCATGGAACTGCGCTCCCAGCATGAGAAAGGCATGAAGACAGCAGGCCTTGACGTCTATGAAGGCAAGGTCGTTGACATGTGGAATAACTTCGTAGTCGAACCCCTTAGAGTCAAGACCCAGGTCATCAATGCAGCTACCGAGTCTGCAGTCATGATCCTCAGGATTGACGATATCATCGCTTCTACTCGTGCAGCCCCTGGCCCTGAAGAAATGGGCGGAATGCCACCAGGAATGGGCGGAATGCCACCAGGAATGGGCGGAATGCCACCAGGAATGATGTAA